The Halichoerus grypus chromosome 14, mHalGry1.hap1.1, whole genome shotgun sequence genome contains a region encoding:
- the FOXB2 gene encoding forkhead box protein B2 yields the protein MPRPGKSSYSDQKPPYSYISLTAMAIQHSAEKMLPLSDIYKFIMERFPYYREHTQRWQNSLRHNLSFNDCFIKIPRRPDQPGKGSFWALHPDCGDMFENGSFLRRRKRFKVLRAEHTHLHAGSTKGAPGAGPGGHLHPHHPHHPHHHHHHHHHHAAAHHHHHHHHPPQPPPPPPPPPHMVHYFHQQPPPAPQPPPHLSSQPPQQPPQQSQPQPPSHPGKMQEAAAVAAAAAAAAAAAVGSVGRLSQFPPYGLGSAAAAAAAAAASTSGFKHPFAIENIISRDYKGVLQAGGLPLASVMHHLGYPVPGQLGNVVSSVWPHVGVMDSVAAAAAAAAAAGVPVGPEYGAFGVPVKALCHSASQSLPAVPVPIKPTPSLPPVAPLPPTLTVPAAAQQPPAPSTVCPAAAASPAASLLEPTAPSAAESKGSSLHSVLVHS from the coding sequence ATGCCGCGGCCGGGGAAGAGCTCGTACAGCGACCAGAAGCCGCCCTACTCGTACATCTCGCTGACCGCCATGGCCATCCAGCACTCGGCCGAGAAGATGCTGCCGCTGAGCGACATCTACAAGTTCATCATGGAGCGCTTCCCCTACTACCGCGAGCACACGCAGCGTTGGCAGAACAGCCTGCGCCACAACCTCTCCTTCAACGACTGCTTCATCAAGATCCCGCGGCGGCCGGACCAGCCCGGCAAGGGCAGCTTCTGGGCGCTGCATCCCGACTGCGGCGACATGTTCGAGAACGGCAGCTTCCTGCGGCGCCGAAAGCGCTTCAAGGTGCTGCGCGCGgaacacacacacctgcacgcgGGAAGCACCAAGGGCGCGCCGGGCGCCGGGCCCGGAGGGCACCTTCACCCCCACCACCCGCACCAcccgcaccaccaccaccaccaccaccaccaccacgcgGCCgcgcaccaccaccaccaccaccaccacccgccccagccgccgccgcccccgccgccgccgccgcacaTGGTGCATTATTTCCATCAGCAGCCTCCTCCCGccccgcagccgccgccgcaCCTCTCGTCGCAGCCCCCGCAGCAGCCGCCCCAGCAGTCGCAGCCTCAGCCGCCGTCCCACCCGGGCAAGATGCAGGAGGCGgcagcggtggcggcggcggcggcggcagcggcggcggcggccgtggGCAGCGTGGGGCGCCTGTCGCAGTTCCCGCCCTACGGGTTGGGCTcagcggccgccgccgccgcagcagCAGCTGCGTCCACGTCGGGCTTCAAGCACCCGTTCGCCATCGAGAACATCATCAGCAGGGACTACAAGGGCGTGCTGCAGGCCGGCGGGCTGCCCTTGGCGTCCGTCATGCACCACCTGGGTTACCCCGTGCCGGGCCAGCTTGGCAACGTGGTTAGCTCCGTGTGGCCGCACGTGGGCGTCATGGATTCGGTGGCTGCGGCCGCCGCGGCCGCGGCCGCGGCGGGGGTCCCCGTGGGCCCTGAGTACGGGGCCTTCGGGGTGCCGGTCAAGGCCCTGTGCCACTCGGCAAGCCAGAGCCTGCCTGCGGTGCCGGTGCCCATCAAGCCCACCCCCTCGCTGCCGCCGGTGGCCCCGCTGCCTCCGACTCTCACTGTCCCCGCGGCCGCGCAACAGCCGCCGGCGCCGTCCACCGTGTGCCCTGCGGCTGCGGCCTCGCCTGCCGCCTCCCTGCTGGAGCCCACTGCCCCGAGTGCGGCCGAGAGCAAGGGCAGCTCCCTGCACTCGGTGCTGGTGCACTCCTAG